One window from the genome of uncultured Tateyamaria sp. encodes:
- a CDS encoding GTP-binding protein, translating to MSNTRLPVTVLSGFLGAGKTTLLNRVLNNREGRRVAVIVNDMSEVNIDADLVRADTELSRTDETLVEMSNGCICCTLRDDLLDEVRRLAGEGRFDYLLIESTGISEPLPVAATFDFRDEFGDSLADVARLDTMVTVVDAANLLNDFASHDFLRDRGETLGEEDARTLVHLLTDQIEFADVVILNKVADAGPEKVDAARKIIRSLNADAEIIETNHSAVAAEKILDTGLFDFEKAHEHPMWAKELYGFADHVPETEEYGVASFVYRARLPFVPERVLEVLNGDLPGVIRAKGHFWIATRPDWVAEFSLAGALSSVKPLGTWWASVPEDRRPTHESAQAYLQAHWQAPWGDRRQEIVFIGVGIDWPTLKARLDACLVPAVAATGPDALPDYPNPFPVWRRVEDAA from the coding sequence ATGTCAAACACCCGCCTTCCCGTCACCGTTCTGTCCGGCTTTCTGGGGGCCGGAAAGACCACGCTTCTGAACCGTGTGCTCAACAATCGCGAGGGGCGGCGGGTCGCCGTGATCGTGAACGACATGTCCGAGGTGAACATCGACGCCGACCTGGTGCGGGCCGACACGGAGCTGAGCCGCACCGACGAAACGCTGGTCGAGATGTCGAACGGCTGTATCTGCTGCACGTTGCGCGATGATCTGCTGGACGAGGTGCGCCGCCTGGCTGGCGAAGGGCGGTTCGACTACCTGCTGATCGAAAGCACCGGCATTTCCGAACCCTTGCCCGTGGCCGCCACGTTCGATTTCCGGGATGAATTCGGTGACAGCCTTGCGGATGTGGCGCGGCTGGACACGATGGTCACGGTGGTGGATGCCGCGAACCTGCTGAACGATTTTGCCAGCCATGATTTCCTGCGCGACCGGGGCGAAACACTGGGCGAGGAGGACGCGCGCACACTGGTGCATCTGCTGACCGACCAGATCGAGTTCGCCGATGTCGTGATCCTGAACAAGGTTGCGGATGCGGGACCGGAAAAGGTCGATGCCGCCCGCAAGATCATCCGCAGCCTGAACGCCGATGCCGAGATCATCGAGACGAACCATTCCGCGGTTGCGGCGGAGAAGATCCTGGACACCGGACTTTTCGATTTCGAAAAGGCGCATGAACATCCGATGTGGGCCAAGGAGCTATACGGTTTTGCCGATCATGTGCCCGAAACAGAGGAATACGGCGTTGCGTCCTTTGTCTACCGCGCGCGGTTGCCGTTTGTGCCCGAGCGCGTGCTTGAAGTTCTGAACGGCGACCTGCCCGGCGTGATCCGGGCCAAGGGGCATTTCTGGATCGCGACGCGCCCCGACTGGGTGGCCGAGTTTTCGCTGGCGGGTGCGTTGTCGAGCGTCAAGCCGCTGGGCACCTGGTGGGCATCGGTCCCGGAAGACCGGCGTCCGACCCATGAGAGCGCGCAAGCCTATTTGCAGGCGCATTGGCAGGCGCCGTGGGGCGACCGGCGGCAGGAGATCGTATTCATCGGGGTGGGCATCGATTGGCCCACACTCAAGGCGCGACTGGATGCCTGCCTGGTGCCGGCCGTGGCGGCCACGGGGCCGGATGCCTTGCCCGATTACCCCAATCCGTTCCCCGTCTGGCGGCGCGTGGAGGACGCGGCGTGA
- the purL gene encoding phosphoribosylformylglycinamidine synthase subunit PurL, which yields MQEPKITDDLIASHGLKPDEYDRILEIIGREPSFTELGIFSAMWNEHCSYKSSKIHLKKLPTTGPQVICGPGENAGVVDIGDGQAVVFKMESHNHPSYIEPYQGAATGVGGILRDVFTMGARPIASMNALSFGEPSHPKTRQLVHGVVEGIGGYGNAFGVPCAGGEVRFDPAYNGNCLVNAFAAGLADADKIFYSAASGLGMPVVYLGAKTGRDGVGGATMASAEFDDTIEEKRPTVQVGDPFTEKRLMEATLELMQTGAVISIQDMGAAGLTCSAVEMGDKGGLGVRLNLNAVPVREENMTAYEMMLSESQERMLMVLNPELEAEAKAVFDKWDLDFAIVGETIAEDRFVIEHNGEVKADLPLSKLASEAPEYDRPWVPTPAAGPLGDVPQIDPIDGLKALLASPNYTAKHWVYEQYDTMVMADSARTPGAGAGIIRVHGTNKALAFTSDVTPRYVKANPVEGGKQAVAEAYRNLTAVGAKPLATTDNLNFGNPEKPEIMGQFVGALDGIGQACAALDMPIVSGNVSLYNETDGTGILPTPTIGAVGLIDHPDDIIGGEVRDGHVALLVGECGGHLGQSALLAEVFGRNDGDAPHVDLDAERRNGEFIRNNRHLINACTDLSDGGLALAAFELAEAADVGVWIDANEMGSFFGEDQARYLVACSFDKAEALMIAAGRAGVPIVSVGKFMGDTVWMGNASAPLSELRDIYRNAFADTFA from the coding sequence ATGCAAGAGCCGAAAATCACCGACGATCTGATCGCAAGTCACGGGCTGAAGCCCGACGAATACGACCGCATTCTCGAGATCATCGGACGCGAGCCCAGCTTCACGGAACTGGGCATCTTTTCGGCCATGTGGAACGAACATTGTTCCTACAAATCCTCCAAGATCCACCTCAAGAAACTGCCCACCACCGGCCCCCAGGTGATCTGCGGCCCCGGTGAGAACGCGGGCGTGGTGGACATCGGCGATGGCCAGGCGGTCGTCTTCAAAATGGAAAGCCACAACCACCCCAGCTATATCGAACCCTACCAGGGTGCCGCGACAGGTGTGGGTGGCATCCTGCGCGACGTCTTCACCATGGGCGCCCGCCCCATCGCCTCCATGAACGCGCTGTCCTTCGGCGAACCGTCGCACCCCAAGACCCGCCAGCTGGTGCACGGCGTGGTCGAGGGCATCGGCGGCTACGGCAACGCCTTCGGCGTACCTTGCGCGGGTGGCGAGGTTCGGTTTGACCCGGCCTATAACGGCAACTGCCTTGTGAACGCCTTCGCCGCCGGCCTCGCGGATGCGGACAAGATCTTCTACTCCGCCGCTTCGGGCCTCGGCATGCCGGTGGTGTATCTCGGCGCCAAAACGGGCCGCGACGGTGTCGGCGGTGCAACCATGGCGTCCGCCGAATTCGACGACACGATCGAAGAAAAACGCCCCACCGTGCAGGTCGGCGACCCCTTCACCGAAAAGCGCCTGATGGAAGCGACGCTGGAGTTGATGCAGACGGGTGCCGTCATCTCGATCCAGGACATGGGGGCCGCGGGCCTGACCTGCTCCGCCGTGGAAATGGGCGACAAGGGTGGCCTGGGCGTCAGGCTGAACTTGAACGCCGTACCCGTGCGCGAAGAGAACATGACCGCCTACGAAATGATGCTGAGCGAGAGCCAGGAACGCATGCTCATGGTGCTGAACCCCGAGCTTGAGGCCGAGGCGAAGGCCGTGTTCGACAAATGGGACCTCGACTTCGCCATCGTCGGCGAAACCATTGCCGAAGACCGCTTCGTGATCGAGCACAATGGCGAAGTCAAAGCCGACCTGCCGCTGTCGAAACTCGCCTCCGAAGCGCCCGAATACGACCGCCCCTGGGTGCCCACGCCCGCGGCCGGTCCCCTCGGGGACGTCCCCCAGATCGACCCCATCGACGGGCTCAAGGCCCTGCTCGCCAGCCCCAATTACACGGCCAAGCACTGGGTCTATGAACAATACGACACCATGGTGATGGCCGACAGCGCCCGCACCCCGGGCGCAGGCGCGGGCATCATCCGGGTGCACGGCACCAACAAGGCGCTGGCCTTCACCTCGGACGTCACCCCGCGCTATGTCAAGGCCAACCCGGTCGAGGGTGGCAAACAGGCGGTGGCGGAAGCGTATCGCAATCTCACCGCGGTGGGCGCGAAGCCCTTGGCCACAACGGACAACCTGAACTTCGGCAACCCCGAAAAGCCCGAGATCATGGGCCAGTTTGTGGGCGCGCTCGACGGCATCGGTCAGGCCTGCGCGGCGCTCGACATGCCCATCGTGTCGGGCAACGTATCACTGTACAACGAGACGGACGGGACAGGCATCCTGCCCACCCCGACCATCGGCGCGGTGGGGCTGATCGACCACCCAGATGACATCATCGGCGGCGAGGTGCGCGACGGTCACGTGGCGCTGCTGGTCGGGGAATGCGGTGGGCATCTCGGCCAATCCGCGCTGCTGGCCGAAGTGTTCGGGCGCAACGATGGCGACGCACCGCATGTGGACCTGGACGCCGAACGGCGGAACGGGGAATTCATACGTAACAACAGACACTTGATCAATGCCTGCACGGATCTCAGCGACGGTGGGCTTGCCCTTGCGGCCTTTGAATTGGCCGAAGCGGCAGACGTGGGCGTATGGATCGATGCCAACGAGATGGGCAGCTTCTTTGGCGAGGATCAGGCCCGCTATCTGGTGGCCTGTTCCTTCGACAAGGCCGAGGCGCTCATGATCGCTGCGGGCCGCGCGGGCGTGCCCATCGTGTCGGTTGGCAAGTTCATGGGCGACACCGTATGGATGGGCAATGCGTCCGCTCCTCTGTCCGAACTGCGCGACATCTATCGCAACGCTTTCGCCGATACCTTCGCCTGA
- a CDS encoding DUF1826 domain-containing protein yields the protein MRAAVTDAAVGVAVADDPGGLNAFLRPGCAAALWRRHTPPDVQAWLDDLAPDALPRARVVLRPAGVADMVRRICDAAALPAGGERSWLEADIAALAGTFADLMSAPFLRMRLDAITTNACRRFHVDAITARLVCTYRGTGTQYGISTDGNDPARVFTVATGAPIVLRGTRWPEPPASGLLHRSPPIEGTGETRLVLVLDPMEGPEDDMHGM from the coding sequence ATGCGCGCCGCCGTGACGGATGCCGCCGTGGGGGTTGCCGTGGCCGACGATCCCGGTGGACTGAACGCGTTTCTGCGACCGGGGTGCGCCGCGGCCCTGTGGCGCAGGCACACGCCGCCCGATGTGCAGGCGTGGCTGGACGATCTGGCCCCCGATGCGCTGCCGCGCGCGCGGGTGGTCCTGCGGCCTGCCGGTGTGGCGGACATGGTGCGGCGCATCTGCGACGCGGCGGCGTTGCCTGCCGGAGGCGAACGCAGTTGGCTTGAGGCGGATATCGCGGCGTTGGCGGGGACATTCGCCGATCTGATGTCGGCGCCATTCCTGCGGATGCGTCTGGATGCGATCACGACCAATGCCTGCCGCAGGTTCCACGTTGATGCCATTACGGCGCGGCTTGTCTGCACCTATCGCGGAACGGGGACGCAATACGGCATATCCACCGATGGGAACGACCCGGCGCGTGTGTTCACCGTCGCCACGGGCGCGCCCATTGTGCTGCGCGGCACGAGGTGGCCGGAACCGCCCGCATCGGGGCTGTTGCACCGGTCGCCGCCCATCGAGGGAACGGGCGAGACGCGGCTTGTTCTGGTTCTGGACCCGATGGAGGGCCCCGAGGACGACATGCACGGAATGTGA